One window of the Acetomicrobium sp. S15 = DSM 107314 genome contains the following:
- a CDS encoding TRAP transporter large permease has translation MALLSFVFFFVFLLIGIPISFSLILAGIFATLFGTSVPLMIAPQMMVKGVNSFPVMAIPFFILAGNIMTRGGISKRLVRFAYSVVGAITGGLAMVSILASMFFAAISGSSPATAAAIGSIMIPPMEEKGYDRKYSAAVIAAAGTIGIVIPPSIPMVVYGVNAEVSIAGLFLGGIFPGILMGVALMVLNYYFSKREGYVGEGSFSFKEFFVSFVDAFPALLMPIIILGGIYSGVFTPTESAIVASAYGLIIGKFVYRELRWKDLFKVTEDSAKSTANILMLIAAAMFFGWFLASEQVPQRIGSLVLSITENPYLILLLFNVVLLIAGMFLDSIACIVLITPIFLPIMRSLNINPLVVGIVMTINLAIGQVTPPVGLNLFVVSSIAKIKFDDIVKPILPFIVALIVVVLMVTYIPAIASYLPSLLGYM, from the coding sequence ATGGCGCTACTTTCTTTTGTGTTTTTCTTTGTATTTCTATTAATTGGGATACCGATATCTTTCTCTCTGATATTAGCGGGCATATTTGCTACGCTCTTTGGCACTTCCGTCCCGTTGATGATAGCTCCTCAAATGATGGTCAAAGGTGTCAACTCTTTCCCCGTGATGGCCATCCCATTTTTTATCCTCGCTGGGAACATAATGACGAGAGGCGGCATTTCTAAGAGGTTGGTCAGGTTTGCATATTCTGTTGTAGGAGCTATTACAGGCGGGCTTGCTATGGTCTCCATTCTCGCTTCCATGTTTTTTGCCGCCATATCCGGGTCGTCGCCTGCCACGGCAGCTGCTATTGGTAGCATTATGATCCCTCCGATGGAAGAAAAGGGCTACGATAGAAAATATTCTGCTGCGGTGATCGCAGCCGCTGGAACTATAGGCATAGTAATACCACCGAGCATTCCAATGGTTGTGTATGGAGTCAATGCGGAAGTTTCAATAGCTGGGCTATTTCTTGGTGGCATATTCCCGGGCATTTTGATGGGCGTAGCGCTTATGGTTCTCAATTATTATTTTTCTAAGAGAGAGGGCTATGTGGGCGAGGGGTCTTTTAGCTTTAAAGAGTTCTTTGTTTCTTTTGTTGATGCCTTTCCTGCATTATTAATGCCGATAATAATATTGGGTGGTATATATAGCGGAGTTTTCACTCCGACCGAGTCGGCCATTGTGGCTTCTGCGTATGGGTTAATAATTGGCAAGTTTGTGTATCGCGAATTGAGATGGAAAGATCTATTCAAAGTGACCGAGGATTCCGCAAAGTCCACCGCCAACATCCTCATGTTGATCGCGGCTGCCATGTTCTTTGGGTGGTTTTTGGCGAGCGAGCAGGTTCCGCAGAGGATAGGCAGCCTTGTCCTTTCCATTACGGAGAATCCTTATCTAATTTTACTATTGTTTAACGTTGTCTTGCTTATAGCTGGCATGTTTTTAGATTCCATTGCCTGTATAGTATTGATTACTCCGATATTTTTGCCAATTATGCGCAGTTTAAATATCAATCCACTAGTTGTTGGCATAGTTATGACGATAAATTTGGCTATAGGACAAGTTACCCCACCTGTTGGGTTAAATCTATTTGTGGTAAGTAGTATTGCTAAAATTAAATTTGATGATATTGTAAAACCGATATTGCCATTTATAGTAGCTCTTATTGTGGTCGTGTTAATGGTAACTTACATTCCAGCAATTGCCTCTTATTTACCAAGTTTGTTGGGTTATATGTAA
- a CDS encoding tartrate dehydrogenase encodes MVSKKVFKIGVLPGDGIGPEITAEALKVLKTVEELDGNISLDFTSFPWGCEYYLEHGVTMPADGLDTLKKFDALLMGAIGDPRVPDHIGAQTLIFAIRRGFDQYVNLRPVKRLPGAPYPLKEEKAIDMVFVRENVEGEYGDIGGRSYPGTPHEVVMQVSVFTRRETERVMRYAFSLARKRRKKVTSITKSNALKHSMVFWDEVFNAVSKEFPDVEAEHVLVDAMTMFLIRKPESFDVVVASNLFGDILTDLASTLQGGLGFAPGGNVNPEKEFPSMFEPIHGSAPKYKGMIRANPIATIWAAAMMLDHIGLEEWGKRVVDAIAAVVKEGRVRTPDLGGTNTTSEMGDAIAKQLEAVFGKK; translated from the coding sequence ATGGTGAGCAAGAAGGTTTTCAAAATAGGAGTGCTTCCCGGTGATGGTATAGGCCCGGAAATTACGGCAGAGGCACTTAAGGTGCTGAAGACTGTGGAAGAGCTCGATGGAAATATCTCTTTGGATTTTACGTCATTTCCTTGGGGATGCGAGTACTACCTGGAGCATGGCGTTACGATGCCTGCAGATGGGCTTGATACGCTTAAGAAATTTGACGCCCTTTTGATGGGTGCCATTGGAGACCCGAGAGTCCCCGATCACATAGGAGCCCAGACCTTGATATTCGCTATCCGCCGCGGATTTGACCAGTATGTGAACTTAAGGCCGGTCAAACGCCTTCCTGGTGCTCCTTATCCTCTTAAAGAAGAAAAAGCTATCGATATGGTTTTCGTAAGAGAGAACGTAGAAGGCGAATATGGAGATATCGGCGGCAGGTCATATCCAGGAACGCCCCACGAGGTCGTTATGCAGGTGAGCGTATTTACCCGTAGGGAGACGGAAAGGGTAATGCGATATGCCTTTTCCTTAGCGAGGAAGCGCAGGAAAAAGGTAACCTCAATAACCAAATCGAACGCCTTGAAGCATTCGATGGTCTTCTGGGATGAGGTCTTTAACGCTGTCAGCAAAGAATTTCCCGATGTAGAAGCGGAGCACGTATTAGTTGATGCAATGACGATGTTTTTGATCAGGAAACCTGAGAGCTTCGATGTCGTAGTGGCTTCTAATCTCTTTGGCGACATTCTGACTGATTTAGCCTCTACGCTCCAAGGTGGGTTGGGCTTCGCCCCGGGCGGAAATGTCAACCCCGAGAAGGAATTTCCATCGATGTTTGAACCAATCCACGGTTCTGCCCCCAAATATAAAGGCATGATCAGGGCAAACCCCATAGCCACGATATGGGCAGCCGCCATGATGCTCGATCACATTGGCCTTGAAGAGTGGGGGAAGCGCGTCGTCGATGCTATAGCCGCTGTCGTTAAAGAAGGGCGCGTAAGAACTCCAGACCTGGGTGGAACGAACACCACTTCCGAAATGGGCGACGCTATCGCCAAACAGCTCGAGGCGGTCTTCGGGAAGAAGTAA
- a CDS encoding MoaD/ThiS family protein: MKVYYKGTEFRFDESMSALKLLSKLSLNVNEVVVVKNGTIITEDEVLSRDDEVKIINTVSGG; encoded by the coding sequence ATGAAGGTATATTATAAAGGGACAGAGTTCCGATTTGACGAATCCATGTCTGCCTTGAAGCTCTTAAGCAAACTTTCTCTCAATGTAAACGAAGTGGTAGTTGTTAAAAATGGCACTATAATCACTGAGGATGAAGTGCTTTCCCGTGACGATGAGGTGAAAATAATAAACACCGTCAGTGGAGGATAA
- a CDS encoding TRAP transporter small permease subunit yields MHAFNMAINKLNRMVILIIVPLFTIMSIVTLIQVLFRYVFKLPLSWTEELARFLFVWVVFLGSAVSVKELGHVGVEYFVSRLSFSKKKVITVIAYSVCIFMALILAKVGWDVTRRTFAQLAPSMQIPMAYVYFAYPLGFLLSAVNFAYHLICTINQKATN; encoded by the coding sequence GTGCACGCCTTTAATATGGCTATTAATAAGCTAAATAGAATGGTCATTTTGATTATAGTGCCCCTCTTTACGATTATGAGTATAGTTACTTTGATCCAAGTCTTGTTTCGTTATGTTTTCAAATTGCCACTGAGCTGGACAGAAGAGCTCGCGCGCTTTCTTTTCGTATGGGTCGTTTTTCTGGGCTCCGCCGTTTCCGTGAAGGAGCTTGGCCACGTAGGGGTGGAATATTTTGTGAGCAGGCTTAGTTTTAGCAAAAAGAAGGTTATTACTGTTATAGCTTATTCCGTCTGCATCTTTATGGCTTTAATTCTCGCAAAAGTTGGTTGGGACGTAACCAGGAGGACTTTTGCTCAACTTGCGCCTTCTATGCAAATACCGATGGCCTATGTTTATTTTGCTTATCCCTTGGGTTTTTTGCTGTCTGCCGTTAATTTTGCCTATCACTTGATTTGTACCATTAACCAAAAGGCAACTAATTGA
- a CDS encoding SAF domain-containing protein, with protein MKFKVLVHVKSDDVGVAVEEIAPGERVGFVSLDEVGFEGLIEVLDTIPIGHKIALKEISSGANVIEYYRPIGIATSNIKTGELVRIHNIRSLRWRDGL; from the coding sequence GTGAAATTCAAGGTTTTGGTTCACGTGAAGAGTGATGATGTGGGTGTTGCGGTGGAAGAAATAGCCCCGGGTGAGCGGGTAGGTTTCGTTTCCCTCGATGAGGTTGGGTTTGAGGGTTTAATCGAAGTCCTCGATACCATACCAATTGGACATAAGATTGCCCTTAAAGAGATTTCTTCCGGCGCAAATGTTATCGAATACTATAGACCTATCGGAATAGCCACTTCTAATATCAAAACAGGCGAACTTGTGCGTATACACAACATCAGATCGCTCAGATGGAGGGACGGGCTATGA
- a CDS encoding GntR family transcriptional regulator: MLGYKRQKIEKVDVQLENFSNAPRLADMAYEAIHDAIVSKTLQPGSKLLVRDLAQRLGISYTPVKEALVKLAGEGLVQIIPRKGAYVALLTISDVVEIYELREVLEGLAAAKAATMATEDQLAKIAGYLNDGKLCIASGEVKRYSDVDILFHSAIAEASRNIRLLEALKKLQSQVRLLMATSASLSGRPQRSIQQHEQIYQAIKRRDSIGADNAAKCHVKEAREVIVSYLRTQDQMA; this comes from the coding sequence ATGTTAGGTTATAAGCGGCAAAAAATAGAGAAAGTCGACGTTCAGCTTGAGAATTTTTCAAACGCACCGCGTTTAGCTGATATGGCTTACGAAGCTATCCACGATGCTATTGTATCCAAAACCCTGCAACCTGGCTCAAAGCTTTTAGTGCGCGATTTAGCTCAGCGATTGGGTATAAGCTACACGCCCGTGAAGGAGGCATTAGTGAAGCTTGCAGGAGAAGGTTTGGTGCAAATTATTCCCCGCAAGGGTGCTTATGTGGCACTCCTTACAATTTCAGATGTAGTGGAGATTTACGAGCTACGTGAGGTCCTCGAGGGATTGGCTGCGGCTAAGGCGGCTACAATGGCAACAGAAGATCAACTCGCTAAGATAGCAGGATACCTTAACGATGGCAAACTGTGCATAGCAAGTGGCGAGGTTAAACGTTATTCCGATGTTGATATACTATTTCATAGTGCAATAGCAGAGGCGAGCCGTAACATCCGCCTCTTGGAGGCGCTGAAGAAACTCCAGAGTCAGGTGCGGCTCTTAATGGCGACATCCGCTTCGCTTTCGGGCAGGCCGCAGCGGTCGATACAGCAACATGAGCAGATATACCAAGCGATAAAGCGCAGGGACTCCATTGGCGCAGATAATGCGGCCAAGTGTCACGTGAAGGAAGCGAGGGAGGTGATAGTTTCTTACTTGAGGACGCAGGATCAAATGGCGTGA
- a CDS encoding Bug family tripartite tricarboxylate transporter substrate binding protein — protein sequence MRRFLTSCAVLVLAFGVMAQGQMPANAAGFPTKPVTIVCPYAAGGSSDLMTRALASVAPKYLGQSVVVLNRPGANGAIGAAEVARAHPDGYTVLQIAAGAFTTVPLTRPVQYSVDDFRGIIGLSYEPIILTVNAKSPWKTTQDLIDDAKKTGKVIKYGISGAGGLTHLAPAALFDSAGVKAEAVPFEGGGPAITALVGGHVDAATSHPTECMPQVEAGNLRALGIFSPERFAEAPDVPTFKEQGFDLPEFSVWKMLLVPAKTPDDVVEKLHAAFKQSLEDPEFIEAMARMKLTIQYRTPDEVISSLKEEYGAYKPLMEKLGFVKK from the coding sequence ATGAGGCGATTTTTGACGAGTTGTGCGGTTTTAGTCTTGGCCTTCGGCGTGATGGCTCAGGGACAGATGCCGGCAAATGCTGCAGGTTTTCCCACTAAACCGGTGACGATCGTTTGCCCTTATGCAGCTGGAGGCAGCTCAGACCTAATGACTCGCGCACTGGCGTCGGTTGCGCCGAAATATTTGGGCCAAAGCGTGGTCGTGTTGAATAGGCCCGGAGCCAATGGAGCAATCGGGGCGGCGGAGGTGGCCAGAGCACATCCCGATGGCTACACGGTGCTTCAGATAGCAGCCGGTGCCTTTACCACAGTTCCGTTGACTCGCCCCGTCCAGTACAGCGTTGACGACTTCCGCGGCATTATAGGCCTCAGCTATGAACCAATAATACTAACCGTCAACGCTAAATCTCCATGGAAGACGACGCAAGACCTCATCGATGATGCCAAAAAAACCGGCAAGGTTATTAAGTATGGCATTTCAGGTGCTGGTGGCCTTACGCATTTGGCCCCAGCCGCTCTCTTTGACTCTGCTGGCGTGAAAGCGGAGGCTGTGCCGTTTGAAGGCGGAGGCCCGGCTATTACCGCTTTGGTTGGCGGCCATGTAGATGCCGCTACCTCGCATCCTACGGAGTGTATGCCCCAAGTGGAGGCAGGAAACTTGAGGGCACTGGGCATTTTCTCGCCGGAGCGATTTGCCGAGGCGCCTGATGTCCCCACGTTTAAAGAACAGGGTTTCGACCTGCCAGAATTCAGCGTCTGGAAGATGTTACTCGTTCCAGCTAAGACGCCAGACGATGTGGTGGAAAAGCTTCACGCAGCTTTCAAGCAGTCGCTTGAAGACCCCGAGTTTATAGAGGCTATGGCTCGTATGAAGCTCACCATTCAGTATCGCACACCCGATGAAGTGATCTCCAGTCTTAAGGAGGAATATGGCGCATACAAACCCCTCATGGAGAAGTTAGGGTTTGTGAAGAAGTAG
- a CDS encoding UxaA family hydrolase has product MTELLGFRRPNGRVGVRNHVIILPVDDISNTAAEVTSRVIHGTLSLPHPYGRLQFGEDLELTFKTLIGTASNPNVAAAVIIGIEPNWTNKIVDAVSKVAKKPVEGLSIEHNGDLKTIEKASRIAKMLLQDASEIKREPISLGELTISIKCGESDTTSGLAANPALGRLIDRLVNAGCTVIFGETSELTGAEDFIAERMATPELKEKFMKVYGDYMAFIESQGVDLLGSQPTQGNIAGGLSTIEEKGLGNVQKTGTCPIVGVLGPAETPTDKGLFFMDSSSAAAEMVTLTAAAGSVLHFFTTGQGNVVGNPIVPVVKISAHPRTVVEMAEHIDVDLSGIIRRELSLDRAADAISDVMNRTINGRLTAAEALGHREFVLTKLYRSA; this is encoded by the coding sequence ATGACAGAGCTCTTGGGATTCAGGCGACCGAATGGCCGTGTGGGCGTGCGAAACCACGTAATAATACTGCCGGTCGATGACATATCTAACACTGCTGCTGAGGTGACTTCGCGGGTGATTCATGGCACCTTGTCCCTCCCTCATCCATATGGAAGATTGCAATTCGGCGAGGATCTGGAGCTTACGTTCAAAACGCTCATAGGTACTGCTTCCAACCCAAATGTGGCGGCTGCCGTCATCATAGGCATAGAGCCCAACTGGACTAACAAGATCGTGGATGCCGTTTCTAAGGTGGCGAAGAAACCTGTAGAAGGTTTGAGCATTGAGCATAATGGAGATCTTAAGACTATAGAAAAAGCATCAAGGATAGCAAAAATGCTTTTGCAGGACGCATCAGAGATAAAACGGGAGCCTATATCTTTGGGTGAGCTTACGATTAGCATTAAGTGCGGAGAATCTGACACGACATCTGGCCTGGCTGCAAACCCTGCCCTCGGTAGGCTGATTGACAGGCTTGTGAACGCTGGATGCACCGTGATCTTCGGCGAGACTTCGGAGCTCACCGGCGCTGAAGATTTCATAGCCGAGCGCATGGCTACCCCAGAGCTTAAGGAAAAATTTATGAAAGTTTATGGCGACTATATGGCATTCATCGAGTCCCAAGGCGTAGACCTCCTTGGCTCTCAGCCGACACAGGGCAACATTGCCGGAGGGCTTTCCACAATAGAGGAAAAAGGGCTCGGTAACGTACAGAAAACCGGCACATGTCCTATCGTCGGAGTATTGGGGCCGGCTGAAACGCCGACCGACAAAGGTCTGTTTTTCATGGATTCGTCCTCCGCGGCGGCGGAAATGGTGACACTGACCGCAGCGGCTGGATCCGTGTTGCATTTCTTTACGACCGGACAGGGCAATGTCGTGGGCAATCCCATCGTTCCCGTAGTCAAAATATCGGCCCATCCGCGGACGGTGGTAGAGATGGCCGAGCATATAGACGTAGACTTAAGCGGAATTATCCGCCGCGAGTTGTCCTTGGATCGGGCGGCAGACGCAATCTCAGATGTTATGAACCGTACGATAAATGGCAGGCTTACTGCGGCCGAAGCGCTGGGTCACCGCGAATTCGTCCTTACCAAACTCTACCGCAGCGCTTAG
- a CDS encoding isocitrate lyase/PEP mutase family protein: protein MRGPRNARCSLKEHLNNGETVVAPGCYDAVTASVVQELGFNAAYMGGWMTGAALGTTEPLLTLLDQVENARRALRLLEIPLIVDGHTGFGDPLHIMRTVQEYENAGISAMHIEDQVYPKRVHYYAGKEHIVPLKEHIERLGYALRARNDENFMIIARTDARRAAEGGTIEAVLERVNALSEVGVDAIMPQVCDVDEMKRVRDAVPENMPLLAMAGYGSKWGIQETLTWQEISSLGYQIIIYPITTIVATIGAALSINRMIKEQGRAPTSGGFVGFEAPRYNEVIAKIEGMIGVDRLCEVERQTVER, encoded by the coding sequence ATGAGAGGCCCTCGCAATGCAAGGTGCTCTCTAAAAGAGCATTTGAACAACGGTGAAACGGTGGTAGCGCCTGGTTGCTATGATGCCGTAACTGCTTCCGTGGTGCAGGAGCTGGGATTTAACGCCGCTTATATGGGCGGCTGGATGACAGGCGCGGCCTTAGGGACTACCGAGCCGCTCTTGACGCTTCTGGATCAAGTCGAAAATGCCAGAAGGGCTCTGCGTCTTTTGGAGATTCCGCTTATAGTAGATGGGCATACCGGCTTCGGAGATCCTTTGCACATCATGCGCACAGTCCAGGAGTATGAGAATGCCGGCATAAGCGCTATGCATATAGAAGATCAGGTTTATCCGAAACGCGTTCATTATTATGCCGGGAAAGAACACATTGTACCCTTAAAAGAACATATTGAGAGGCTGGGATATGCCCTCAGAGCAAGAAATGACGAGAACTTTATGATCATTGCAAGGACAGACGCCAGAAGAGCAGCAGAAGGCGGCACAATAGAAGCCGTGCTCGAACGAGTCAACGCCCTATCTGAGGTCGGGGTAGACGCTATTATGCCTCAGGTTTGTGATGTGGACGAAATGAAGCGAGTAAGGGACGCCGTGCCGGAAAATATGCCGTTGCTTGCTATGGCTGGATATGGATCAAAATGGGGAATTCAAGAAACCCTCACATGGCAGGAAATCTCGAGTCTCGGTTATCAAATAATTATCTATCCTATAACTACGATAGTTGCTACGATAGGCGCAGCCTTAAGCATCAACAGAATGATCAAAGAACAAGGACGGGCGCCCACTTCTGGTGGCTTTGTGGGGTTTGAGGCGCCGCGCTATAATGAGGTCATTGCGAAAATAGAAGGGATGATAGGCGTGGATAGGCTGTGCGAGGTGGAACGCCAGACTGTTGAAAGATGA
- a CDS encoding tRNA lysidine(34) synthetase, giving the protein MKCHICKDKAVIKLRQHSLALCARHFDEWMLRRVQKAISDFKMFSKKDKIILAVSGGKDSLALWDILTRLGYYTSGLYINLGITHDGYSDESEELCWVFVRNRKCDLIVVDITQAHGMTVMQKARAKHRSICSACGLTKRYYMNQVAITKGFDVIATGHNLDDQAAALLGNILHWNVLYLANGSPYSPPIGEGHPAKTKPLFLCTEKETTTYCLLRNISFVEKECPYAEDATFLEWKRLLNRAEERSPGTKWAFYRGYLKNMYLFAGECAEKEPPYKCKICGLPSWHDTCSFCRFWKVDNASKQNQ; this is encoded by the coding sequence ATGAAGTGTCACATTTGCAAAGATAAGGCGGTAATTAAATTGCGCCAGCACAGTCTTGCATTGTGTGCTCGCCATTTTGACGAGTGGATGTTAAGGCGTGTACAAAAGGCGATATCCGACTTTAAAATGTTCTCTAAAAAGGACAAAATTATCCTTGCTGTTTCAGGTGGCAAAGATAGCCTCGCCCTGTGGGATATCCTTACAAGGTTAGGATATTATACATCAGGGCTTTATATTAACTTGGGTATAACTCACGATGGCTATTCTGACGAGAGCGAAGAGCTTTGTTGGGTTTTTGTCCGCAATAGAAAATGCGATTTAATTGTGGTAGATATCACGCAGGCGCATGGAATGACAGTGATGCAAAAGGCTAGAGCTAAACATCGCTCCATATGTTCCGCCTGCGGTCTTACCAAGAGATATTATATGAATCAAGTTGCGATTACCAAGGGATTCGATGTGATCGCCACAGGACACAACCTCGACGACCAGGCTGCAGCGCTGCTTGGCAATATACTCCACTGGAACGTGCTATATTTAGCTAACGGAAGCCCTTATTCTCCCCCGATCGGGGAGGGTCATCCCGCTAAGACAAAACCTCTATTCCTTTGCACCGAAAAAGAGACGACGACGTATTGTCTGCTTAGAAATATATCCTTTGTAGAAAAAGAATGCCCTTATGCTGAGGATGCTACGTTTCTCGAGTGGAAACGCCTTCTAAATCGTGCGGAAGAGCGGTCTCCTGGTACAAAATGGGCTTTTTATCGCGGATACTTGAAAAATATGTATTTGTTTGCAGGCGAATGCGCTGAAAAGGAACCGCCATACAAGTGCAAGATCTGCGGATTGCCTTCATGGCATGACACATGTTCTTTTTGCCGATTCTGGAAGGTCGATAACGCGTCAAAGCAAAATCAGTGA
- a CDS encoding NAD-dependent epimerase/dehydratase family protein, translating into MKRILVTGGTGQIGYDMTLALREKYGGDNVVCGIHKRKPPAEISESGPCEVVDCTYVSSIKGAVDKYNVGTIYHLAAMLSAISEADPKKAWSVNFDGLYNVLEVAREHGCSLFFPSSMATFGPETPKDNTPQDTIQRPTTIYGIAKVAGELMCNYYFKKYGVDTRGVRYPGVISSSSMPGGGTTDYSTEIFYAALTQRRYTCYLRPNTMMPMLYMPDAVKAAITLMEAEPSKLVHRNGYNVTAMSFTPQELADEIKERIPDFEIEYDVDPVRQAIADSWPNSLDDSCARKEWGWTPDYDLETMADDIIKCLSERLGQGGS; encoded by the coding sequence GTGAAGAGGATTCTGGTGACCGGAGGGACGGGTCAGATAGGGTATGATATGACCTTAGCGTTGAGGGAAAAGTACGGCGGTGATAACGTAGTGTGCGGCATACATAAGCGTAAGCCACCTGCCGAGATATCCGAATCCGGCCCTTGTGAGGTTGTCGATTGTACCTACGTTTCGTCGATCAAAGGAGCCGTCGATAAGTACAATGTAGGAACGATCTATCACTTAGCCGCCATGCTTTCTGCTATTTCCGAAGCAGATCCCAAGAAGGCTTGGAGCGTGAACTTTGATGGGTTGTATAACGTTTTGGAGGTAGCTCGTGAGCACGGTTGCTCTCTCTTTTTCCCGAGTTCTATGGCCACCTTTGGCCCGGAAACGCCGAAAGACAACACGCCTCAGGATACGATCCAGCGCCCAACCACAATATACGGTATAGCGAAGGTGGCAGGCGAGCTGATGTGCAACTATTATTTCAAGAAATACGGTGTAGATACGCGAGGCGTGCGTTATCCGGGCGTAATTTCGAGCAGTTCCATGCCTGGCGGGGGAACCACCGATTATTCCACGGAGATATTCTACGCTGCCCTGACCCAGAGACGTTATACGTGTTATTTGAGGCCAAATACGATGATGCCTATGCTTTATATGCCCGATGCAGTTAAGGCTGCCATCACCCTTATGGAAGCCGAGCCGAGCAAGCTTGTGCACCGCAATGGTTACAATGTGACAGCCATGAGCTTCACCCCTCAAGAGTTAGCTGATGAAATTAAGGAGCGTATCCCGGATTTTGAAATAGAATACGATGTGGACCCGGTGAGACAAGCCATCGCCGATTCGTGGCCGAACAGCCTGGATGATAGTTGTGCTCGAAAAGAATGGGGCTGGACACCCGATTATGATCTTGAAACGATGGCAGATGATATCATAAAATGCCTGAGTGAGCGATTGGGCCAAGGTGGTAGTTGA
- a CDS encoding anaerobic sulfatase maturase: MKNATSPFHVMAKPIGPICNLSCNYCFYLEKKHLYPQEKNFRMSEELLEDFIRQYIQYQPGPVVSFAWQGGEPTLRGIDFFKRAVELQNKYVPEGWRIENAFQTNGILLNDEWCDFFRENDFLVGISIDGPAELHDSYRSDKEGRSTHKRVLSGLHLLQGHGVKCNVLCTVNNLNTMHPLEIYHFFKDEGVRYIQFIPIVEHMEDVKVSPRTVRAEDYGRFLIAVFDEWVKNDIGRVFVRMFEECVGLWMGVGPALCTLGETCGRAMVMEHNGDLYSCDHFVSLEYRLGNIREEALIDMVESPKQKKFGQNKRDALPRYCRDCDVRFICNGGCPKDRFLKTPNGEGGLNYLCAGYKQFFNYTAVFMREIAQMIRQKRSPLFIQEEMRGLYSSIWKNTGRNDPCPCGSGKKYKKCCQERQP; this comes from the coding sequence ATGAAAAACGCCACCTCGCCATTTCATGTCATGGCTAAGCCTATCGGCCCTATTTGCAACTTGTCCTGCAACTATTGCTTTTATTTAGAGAAAAAACATCTATATCCACAAGAGAAAAATTTTAGGATGAGCGAGGAGCTCTTAGAGGATTTCATCCGGCAATACATTCAATATCAGCCCGGCCCTGTCGTTTCCTTCGCATGGCAAGGGGGCGAACCCACCTTGAGGGGGATAGATTTTTTTAAAAGGGCCGTCGAACTGCAAAATAAGTATGTACCGGAAGGCTGGCGGATAGAAAACGCATTTCAAACCAACGGCATCTTGTTAAACGACGAATGGTGCGATTTTTTCAGGGAAAACGATTTCCTCGTAGGCATTAGCATAGATGGTCCGGCGGAATTACACGACTCATACCGATCCGATAAGGAAGGGCGCTCAACGCACAAACGGGTTCTTAGTGGGCTCCATTTGCTGCAAGGACATGGAGTAAAATGCAATGTCCTATGTACTGTTAATAATTTAAATACTATGCACCCACTTGAGATCTACCACTTCTTCAAGGACGAAGGCGTGCGGTATATTCAATTCATTCCCATAGTAGAACACATGGAAGATGTGAAAGTGAGCCCTCGCACCGTAAGGGCTGAAGATTACGGCCGCTTTTTGATTGCTGTTTTCGACGAGTGGGTTAAAAACGACATCGGTCGGGTTTTTGTTCGGATGTTTGAGGAATGCGTTGGGCTTTGGATGGGAGTTGGTCCTGCCCTTTGCACCCTTGGTGAAACCTGTGGCAGAGCCATGGTTATGGAGCATAACGGTGATCTGTATTCCTGCGACCATTTTGTCTCTCTTGAGTATAGGTTGGGCAACATTCGAGAAGAGGCCCTCATCGACATGGTCGAATCGCCCAAGCAGAAGAAGTTCGGTCAGAATAAGCGAGATGCCTTGCCACGGTATTGCCGTGATTGCGACGTGCGCTTTATCTGCAATGGTGGCTGTCCAAAAGACCGCTTTTTAAAAACGCCAAATGGCGAGGGTGGCTTAAACTATCTATGCGCCGGGTATAAACAGTTTTTTAACTATACTGCTGTGTTTATGCGAGAGATTGCCCAAATGATAAGGCAGAAGCGATCGCCCCTCTTTATCCAAGAGGAGATGCGAGGATTGTATAGCTCCATTTGGAAGAACACGGGGCGCAACGACCCTTGCCCGTGTGGGAGTGGCAAGAAGTATAAAAAGTGTTGCCAGGAAAGACAACCATAG